In Candida orthopsilosis Co 90-125, chromosome 6 draft sequence, the following are encoded in one genomic region:
- a CDS encoding Alg3 protein (S. cerevisiae homolog ALG3 has alpha-1,3-mannosyltransferase activity, has role in oligosaccharide-lipid intermediate assembly and localizes to endoplasmic reticulum): protein MPPTTTTTTTTSGEPPRFTFANVSKDVYNGLLALIINPQATRITYPLITCIASIITKIIINKIAYTEIDYATYLQQIDKVNAGELDYASIYGDSGPIVYPAGFITVYQYIQWLCGDDIKEAQYIFGYCFTATVILTSFVYAQIWDLAPWPIYLFLASRRLLSIYVLRLFNDCWTTLCMVAVVLLLQQAAVFKEVDKKKKKKKKKKKAVDVEKEKKKKAVDVEKEKKKEKKSGVKKEVENEKAVVVQEVIKGSSWFDISFLLTIIASDLYSIAISIKMNALLYMPAFLIITYFLNDENTIKFVTVVAIIPLVQVLIGWRFLLLMFDGDLARKIRWNYITQAFNFGRQFLYKWTVNWKFVPESVFTSVCFGHALLVLHVFILGVFTFTRFLHFKIIGKSIPQLIKDAFNPKSTMSSQNIFLNKLIAPQLIFYIMAITNLIGILCSRSLHYQFLAWYAWTLPGLLHLNFPVYIGVPIWLIHEWCWNVFPATPLSSAVLVLLLTIILVSSWWDFKAWFPSQSTLKEYDEFVKGQEPEGNQLSSKKNE from the coding sequence ATGCCAccaaccaccaccaccaccaccaccaccagcGGCGAACCACCCCGATTCACATTCGCCAATGTCAGCAAAGACGTCTACAATGGACTCCTTGCTTTAATAATCAATCCACAAGCAACGCGAATCACATATCCACTAATCACTTGCATCGCATCAAtaatcaccaaaatcataatcaacaagataGCCTATACTGAGATCGACTACGCTACATACCTACAACAAATCGATAAGGTAAATGCAGGAGAATTGGACTATGCAAGCATATATGGTGATTCAGGACCAATTGTCTACCCTGCTGGATTCATTACTGTGTATCAATACATTCAATGGTTATGTGGTGATGATATTAAAGAAGCTCAATATATTTTTGGATATTGTTTTACGGCGACTGTGATATTGACGTCTTTTGTTTATGCGCAAATTTGGGATTTGGCTCCATGGCCaatttatttgtttttggcAAGTAGGCGATTGTTGTCGATTTATGTGTTGCGGTTGTTTAATGACTGTTGGACTACTTTGTGTATGGTAgctgttgttttgttgttacAACAGGCTGCTGTATTCAAAGAGGTTgataagaagaagaagaagaagaagaagaagaagaaggcTGTTGATGTcgaaaaagagaagaagaagaaggcTGTTGATGTcgaaaaagagaagaagaaagagaaaaagagtgGGGTGAAGAAGGAGGTGGAGAATGAGAAAGCGGTAGTGGTACAGGAGGTGATAAAAGGATCATCATGGTTTGATATTAGTTTCTTGTTGACAATCATTGCTTCCGATTTATACAGTATTGCGATATCAATCAAGATGAATGCATTGTTATACATGCCTGCTTTCCTCATCATAACATATTTCCTCAACGATGAGAACACAATCAAGTTTGTCACTGTTGTAGCTATAATCCCATTGGTTCAGGTTTTGATTGGTTGGAGGTTTTTACTACTCATGTTTGATGGTGATTTGGCACGTAAAATTAGATGGAATTATATCACACAagctttcaattttggacGTCAATTCTTATATAAATGGACCgtcaattggaaattcGTACCTGAATCTGTCTTCACTTCGGTATGTTTTGGTCATGCTTTGTTAGTTCTTCATGTTTTCATTCTTGGGGTGTTTACATTTACAAGGTTTCtccatttcaaaatcattggTAAATCAATCCCACAATTGATAAAGGATGCATTCAATCCGAAATCTACCATGTCTTCCCAAAACATTTttctcaacaaactcatTGCACCACAACTCATTTTTTACATAATGGCAATCACCAATCTCATCGGAATCTTGTGTTCACGATCACTTCATTACCAATTTCTCGCATGGTACGCATGGACATTACCTGGATTGCTTCACTTGAATTTCCCCGTATATATTGGTGTACCCATATGGCTTATTCATGAATGGTGTTGGAATGTGTTTCCAGCTACTCCATTGAGCTCAGCcgtgttggtgttgttgttgactaTAATCTTGGTTTCAAGTTGGTGGGATTTCAAAGCTTGGTTTCCGAGTCAAAGTACATTGAAGGAATATGATGAGTTTGTGAAAGGGCAGGAGCCAGAGGGGAATCAATTGTCCAGTAAAAAGAATGAATAG